In Alistipes ihumii AP11, a genomic segment contains:
- a CDS encoding MATE family efflux transporter, giving the protein MSSGKRRKEYVLLESIRSGRPMSWRQRLELIVRLSVPSMLAQLSSIVMLYIDASMVGSLGAEASASIGLVSTTTWLFNGVCAAAATAFSVQAAHRIGADDMEGARAVLRQSFVAVPLFGLLLSGIGCSVSGSLPGWLGGNASIVPDAARYFLIYSLSLPFLQLNFLSGGMLRCSGNMRIPSMLSILMCVLDVVFNILLIFPSRELRFGGWTVSLPGADMGVAGAATGTALAVVVVSCLMTGYLCLRSPELALLRRPGSFRPTRRCLAEALRIGGPVGCEHIVICGAQIMSTVIVAPLGTAAIAANAFAITAESLCYMPGYGIADAATTLVGQGVGAGRQGLARKLAGMTVGIGMAVMAVTGLVMYLAAPQMIGVMTPDAEIRSLGTAILRIEAFAEPMFAASIVAYGAFVGAGDTLVPSFMNFFSMWAVRLTLAALLAPVLGLRGVWIAMCAELCFRGAIFLLRLWRGNWLRPVRSVVATNR; this is encoded by the coding sequence ATGTCCTCCGGGAAGAGAAGAAAAGAGTACGTATTGCTGGAGTCGATTCGTTCCGGCAGGCCGATGAGCTGGAGGCAGCGGCTCGAGTTGATCGTGCGGTTGAGCGTTCCGTCGATGCTGGCCCAGCTCTCTTCGATCGTCATGCTATACATCGATGCCTCGATGGTGGGCAGTCTCGGTGCCGAAGCCTCGGCGTCCATCGGTCTCGTATCTACGACCACTTGGCTTTTCAACGGGGTGTGCGCGGCGGCGGCCACCGCCTTTTCCGTTCAGGCGGCGCACCGGATCGGTGCCGATGACATGGAAGGGGCGAGGGCCGTCCTGCGTCAGTCCTTCGTCGCCGTTCCTCTTTTCGGCTTGCTACTGTCGGGGATCGGTTGCTCGGTGAGCGGCTCGTTGCCCGGCTGGCTCGGAGGAAACGCCTCTATCGTGCCTGATGCGGCCCGCTATTTTCTGATCTATTCGTTGTCCCTGCCGTTCCTTCAGCTCAATTTTCTTTCGGGCGGCATGCTCCGTTGCAGCGGCAACATGCGGATTCCGAGCATGCTGAGCATCCTGATGTGCGTTCTGGACGTCGTGTTCAACATCTTGCTTATCTTTCCGTCGAGGGAGTTGCGTTTCGGCGGATGGACGGTTTCCCTGCCCGGAGCGGATATGGGAGTGGCCGGAGCGGCGACGGGGACGGCGCTGGCCGTCGTCGTCGTGTCCTGCCTGATGACGGGCTACCTCTGCTTGCGCTCGCCCGAGCTCGCGCTCCTTCGCCGGCCGGGTAGTTTCCGTCCTACGAGACGTTGTCTTGCCGAGGCGCTCCGTATCGGGGGACCGGTCGGCTGCGAGCACATCGTGATATGCGGAGCCCAGATCATGTCTACGGTCATCGTCGCGCCTCTCGGAACCGCCGCCATTGCAGCCAACGCGTTCGCCATTACGGCCGAGAGTCTCTGCTACATGCCCGGCTACGGGATAGCCGATGCCGCGACGACGCTGGTAGGGCAGGGCGTGGGGGCAGGCCGACAGGGACTGGCCCGGAAACTGGCAGGCATGACGGTGGGGATCGGCATGGCCGTGATGGCTGTCACGGGGCTGGTCATGTATCTGGCCGCGCCGCAGATGATCGGGGTTATGACTCCGGATGCCGAGATCCGTTCGCTGGGCACGGCCATTCTGCGAATCGAGGCGTTTGCGGAACCCATGTTCGCGGCTTCGATCGTCGCTTACGGCGCGTTCGTGGGAGCGGGCGATACGCTCGTTCCCAGTTTCATGAACTTTTTCAGCATGTGGGCGGTGCGTCTGACGCTGGCGGCTCTGCTCGCGCCGGTGCTGGGGCTGCGCGGCGTATGGATCGCCATGTGTGCCGAGCTTTGTTTTCGCGGGGCGATTTTTCTTCTCCGGCTTTGGAGAGGCAACTGGCTGAGACCGGTCCGGTCCGTCGTTGCGACCAATCGCTGA
- a CDS encoding S41 family peptidase, producing MKKLPLACLLLTLYAGIPGCNDRPDRQSLQNIEAFARMYGLVRWFHPSDETQRVDWNRFALYGVERVAACESTEELERELERLFRPLAPGIGFSDHGRDEGLPARITPPDTSGRQVVAWQHKGVDTETAVFLDGQIFNDIYTSKRTNRPLEYRNDKRLVLFGQLFPAADYGDHEIKVRARIRKNAPSDDLRLSFKVATRPQWRDVVPFGPDADRWLVQNDGQWETYERSLSVAAENRGEAIRWGIYADGEGSFSVGAIEMENLKTGKKSPSPVYESRSYRYRTDSSGRYDIRVYDLLPARMQLFEGHASCGEYRSERLTEGLYAHVPLALYDTRSGTYPSGDPETLEDLLRATESAAPSDRAKMYADLIVAWNAIKYFGPYLAEMRLDWDEELRKALSRASRCKRYDLKPLRLMMAQIEDAHVRYVEPAASKAWERFLPLQVRKIGKQIVVTDSKDSSLRKGDIVRTVDGADATDDFRRCEEMISGGPHFKAWMAAREWQCRPGQGRITLEIEREGRRQTITTHCLKTPEYAEWLRSLRQQRPSRWIDGRTLYLNLACTGLDEAKDLLKNRQPGQTVIADMRNGIGFLFQDLIAPLCPDVRRSFRQGTSLVPCLTHPEIPELKDTLPDIAPPEPNRKNIFLTGPSNLSHHESVLDFVRYAGLGYLVGTNTGGCTGPINYLPLPSGYEVAFTGTKVLSNLGRSRYFYRTGIRPDRYVEETADDIRLGRDVALEEALRIAGAPPSAGNP from the coding sequence ATGAAAAAACTTCCGCTCGCCTGCCTTCTGCTGACGCTCTACGCCGGAATCCCCGGCTGCAACGACCGACCGGACCGGCAATCGCTGCAAAACATCGAAGCCTTCGCCCGCATGTACGGGCTCGTCCGATGGTTCCATCCGTCGGACGAGACGCAGCGGGTCGACTGGAACCGATTCGCGCTGTACGGAGTAGAACGGGTGGCAGCATGCGAATCGACCGAGGAGCTGGAGAGGGAGCTCGAACGTCTGTTCCGGCCGCTCGCTCCCGGAATCGGCTTTTCGGACCACGGGCGGGACGAGGGACTGCCTGCCCGCATAACGCCTCCCGACACCTCCGGCAGGCAAGTCGTGGCATGGCAGCACAAGGGCGTGGATACGGAAACGGCCGTTTTTCTCGACGGACAGATATTCAACGACATCTACACCAGCAAGCGGACGAACCGGCCGCTTGAGTACCGCAACGACAAGCGGCTGGTACTTTTCGGCCAATTGTTTCCGGCGGCCGATTACGGCGACCACGAAATCAAGGTCAGGGCACGCATCCGGAAAAACGCGCCGTCGGACGATCTCCGTCTCTCCTTCAAGGTAGCCACGAGACCGCAGTGGCGGGACGTCGTGCCGTTCGGTCCCGATGCCGACCGGTGGCTCGTTCAAAACGACGGACAGTGGGAAACCTACGAGCGCAGCTTGTCGGTCGCCGCCGAAAATCGAGGAGAGGCCATCCGATGGGGCATATATGCCGACGGAGAAGGCTCCTTCTCGGTCGGGGCGATCGAGATGGAAAACCTAAAAACGGGCAAAAAATCGCCTTCCCCGGTTTACGAAAGCCGTAGCTACCGGTATCGGACCGACTCTTCGGGAAGATACGACATCCGGGTGTACGACCTGCTTCCGGCCCGCATGCAGCTTTTCGAAGGACACGCCTCGTGCGGCGAATACCGATCGGAACGGCTGACCGAGGGGCTGTATGCTCACGTACCGCTGGCCCTGTACGACACACGGAGCGGAACCTATCCGTCGGGCGATCCGGAAACACTGGAGGACCTCCTCCGCGCGACGGAATCCGCCGCACCGTCGGATCGCGCGAAAATGTATGCCGACCTTATCGTGGCATGGAATGCGATAAAATATTTCGGCCCCTATCTTGCGGAAATGCGGCTCGACTGGGACGAGGAGCTGCGCAAGGCGCTGTCGCGGGCTTCCCGCTGCAAGCGATACGACCTGAAACCGCTGCGACTGATGATGGCACAGATCGAAGACGCCCATGTGCGCTACGTCGAGCCTGCCGCCAGCAAAGCTTGGGAGCGCTTTTTACCGCTGCAAGTCCGTAAAATAGGAAAGCAGATTGTCGTGACCGACTCGAAAGACTCTTCGTTGCGAAAGGGCGATATCGTTCGGACGGTCGACGGAGCGGATGCGACGGACGATTTCCGCCGCTGCGAGGAGATGATCTCCGGAGGTCCTCACTTCAAAGCATGGATGGCTGCAAGAGAATGGCAGTGCCGTCCGGGGCAGGGTCGGATTACGCTCGAAATCGAGCGAGAAGGCCGCCGGCAGACGATTACGACGCATTGCCTGAAAACGCCCGAGTACGCCGAATGGCTCCGGTCGCTGCGGCAGCAGCGGCCGAGCCGGTGGATAGACGGTCGCACGCTCTATCTGAATCTGGCCTGTACCGGACTCGACGAGGCAAAAGATCTGTTGAAAAACCGGCAGCCGGGACAGACGGTAATCGCGGATATGCGCAACGGTATCGGATTTCTGTTTCAAGACCTGATCGCCCCGCTCTGCCCCGACGTCCGCCGGTCTTTCCGACAGGGGACTTCGCTGGTTCCCTGCCTCACGCATCCCGAAATTCCCGAGCTGAAAGACACGCTGCCGGACATCGCGCCTCCGGAACCGAACCGGAAAAACATTTTCCTGACCGGTCCCTCCAACCTGAGCCACCACGAAAGCGTGCTGGACTTCGTCCGCTATGCCGGGCTGGGCTATCTCGTCGGAACGAACACCGGAGGCTGCACCGGTCCCATAAACTATCTCCCGTTGCCATCGGGATATGAAGTCGCTTTCACCGGCACGAAGGTTCTGAGCAATCTGGGCCGCAGCCGCTACTTCTACCGGACGGGAATCCGTCCCGACCGCTATGTCGAGGAGACGGCCGACGATATCCGTCTCGGACGGGACGTCGCGCTGGAGGAAGCCTTGCGGATAGCAGGAGCCCCGCCCTCGGCCGGGAATCCGTGA
- a CDS encoding TonB-dependent receptor plug domain-containing protein, producing MKKRHSIIWTLCLIPFVGLARAAATEPDALPGPAHDLGEVVVTGTRSETDIRHLPMTVSVVDRRRIEQSNMPSLLPILSERIPGLFSTGRGIMGYGVSGGAAGQMSLRGIGGPAQSGVPTTGMLVLIDGHPQYMGLFGHPISDAYQSLMAERVEVLRGPASVLYGSNAMGGVVNIVTRKMREDGVKNYLHTGYGSYNTLQSELTNRIRKGRFTGVVSGSYNRTDGHRANMGFEQYGGYAKLGYEISDHWNAWADVNVTRFNASNPGETFDPLIDNDQRITRGMTSLALENRYAKTSGTLSFFYNWGKHWINDGYHPDEQPLDYRFRSRDDMLGLSWYQSVRLFEGNRLTVGADYFRFGGEAWNQPVGGGGREMQADKIQHETAGYVDFRQSLTRWLTFDAGLRLDHHSHVGTEWVPQAGLSFVLPRRALLKFSAAKGFRYPTIRELYMFPPANPDLKPERLWSYELSFSQQPFGGRLSYGVNVFLIDGENLIVRMPVGGRPMNVNTGRIRNAGVEFEASCLVSRSWSLDANYSYLHMQRPVLASPEHKLYAGATFSKGRWNVSSGVQYVADLYTEVKLGDTGDYATENFVLWNVRGSFRAADWLGFWVRGEKLLAQRYETVAGFPMPRATVMAGANIRF from the coding sequence ATGAAAAAACGTCATTCGATCATTTGGACGCTGTGCCTGATTCCTTTCGTCGGTCTGGCGCGTGCGGCGGCGACGGAGCCCGATGCACTGCCGGGACCGGCGCACGATCTGGGGGAGGTGGTTGTGACCGGCACTCGCAGCGAGACCGATATCCGGCATCTGCCGATGACCGTTTCCGTTGTGGACCGGCGGCGGATCGAGCAATCCAACATGCCTTCGCTGCTGCCGATTCTTTCGGAGCGGATTCCGGGGCTGTTCTCCACCGGACGCGGCATCATGGGTTACGGCGTTTCGGGCGGAGCGGCCGGCCAGATGTCGCTGCGCGGCATAGGCGGTCCGGCGCAATCGGGCGTTCCGACGACCGGGATGCTCGTGCTGATCGACGGTCACCCGCAGTATATGGGGCTGTTCGGCCATCCGATATCGGACGCATACCAGTCGCTGATGGCCGAGCGGGTCGAGGTGCTGCGCGGTCCGGCATCGGTTCTTTACGGCTCGAACGCTATGGGCGGAGTCGTGAACATCGTCACGCGCAAGATGCGCGAGGACGGCGTTAAGAATTATTTGCATACCGGCTACGGTTCTTACAATACGTTGCAGTCCGAACTGACCAACCGGATACGCAAGGGACGCTTCACGGGCGTCGTCAGCGGCTCTTACAACCGGACCGACGGGCATCGGGCGAACATGGGCTTCGAGCAGTACGGCGGCTATGCCAAGCTGGGCTATGAAATTTCCGACCATTGGAACGCATGGGCGGACGTGAACGTGACCCGTTTCAACGCTTCGAATCCCGGCGAGACGTTCGATCCGCTGATCGACAACGATCAGCGGATAACCCGCGGCATGACTTCGCTCGCGCTGGAGAACCGATACGCGAAAACCTCGGGAACCCTGAGCTTTTTCTATAATTGGGGAAAACATTGGATCAACGACGGGTACCATCCCGACGAGCAGCCGTTGGACTATCGCTTCCGTTCGCGCGACGACATGCTGGGTCTGTCGTGGTATCAGAGCGTCCGGCTGTTCGAGGGAAATCGCCTGACGGTGGGTGCGGACTATTTCCGTTTCGGCGGCGAGGCGTGGAATCAGCCGGTCGGGGGCGGCGGGCGCGAGATGCAGGCGGACAAGATACAGCATGAAACGGCGGGGTATGTCGATTTTCGCCAAAGCCTGACCCGCTGGCTGACTTTCGACGCCGGGCTGCGCCTCGATCATCATTCGCACGTAGGTACGGAGTGGGTGCCGCAAGCCGGATTGTCGTTCGTCCTGCCGCGTCGCGCGCTGCTCAAGTTTTCGGCAGCCAAAGGATTTCGTTATCCCACCATCCGCGAGTTGTATATGTTTCCTCCGGCCAATCCCGACCTGAAGCCCGAGCGGCTGTGGAGCTACGAGCTTTCTTTCTCCCAGCAACCGTTCGGAGGACGTCTCTCTTACGGAGTCAACGTCTTTCTTATCGACGGCGAGAACCTGATCGTGCGGATGCCGGTCGGCGGACGTCCCATGAACGTCAATACCGGGCGGATCCGGAATGCGGGCGTCGAGTTCGAGGCTTCCTGCCTCGTTTCGAGGTCGTGGTCGCTGGATGCCAACTACAGCTATCTGCACATGCAGCGGCCCGTGCTGGCTTCGCCCGAACACAAGCTCTATGCCGGGGCGACGTTCTCGAAGGGGCGGTGGAATGTTTCGTCGGGCGTTCAATACGTTGCGGATCTTTATACCGAAGTAAAGCTCGGTGACACGGGCGACTATGCTACGGAAAATTTCGTATTGTGGAACGTGCGAGGCTCGTTCCGTGCGGCCGATTGGCTCGGCTTTTGGGTTCGGGGAGAAAAGCTGCTGGCGCAGAGGTACGAGACGGTCGCCGGCTTTCCGATGCCTCGGGCGACGGTCATGGCCGGAGCGAATATCCGTTTTTAG
- a CDS encoding aldo/keto reductase — protein MAGKLGFGMMRLPLIEPENDRAVDMRQVERMVDAFIEWGFTYFDTAYMYHDFTSECVAREALVKRHARDSFTLASKLPTMFLKKEDDQERIFGEQLVKCGVDYFDYYLLHSLNGTNYATAERLGSFAFVARKKAEGRIRHVGFSFHDRAELLDEILTAHPETEFVQLQINYLDWDNESIQSRMCYEVARRHGKQVVVMEPVKGGALARVPAEAERLFRDLRPDLSPASWAIRYAASLDGVMMVLSGMSSLEQLLDNTSYMQSFEPLSDRERAVVTEAVGIIRRSIAIPCTACRYCVPGCPKQIAIPEYFALFNAEKQSLNRGFSIQRAYYETYAGTRGKASECIACRKCERICPQHLPITDYLRQVAAAFES, from the coding sequence ATGGCCGGGAAACTGGGATTCGGAATGATGCGTCTTCCGCTCATCGAGCCCGAGAACGACCGTGCGGTGGATATGCGTCAGGTCGAACGGATGGTGGACGCTTTTATCGAGTGGGGCTTCACCTATTTCGATACGGCCTACATGTATCATGACTTTACGAGCGAGTGCGTGGCGCGCGAGGCGCTTGTCAAACGCCATGCCCGCGATTCGTTCACGCTGGCGTCGAAACTGCCGACGATGTTTCTGAAAAAGGAAGACGATCAGGAGCGTATTTTCGGCGAGCAGCTGGTCAAGTGCGGAGTCGATTATTTCGACTACTATCTGCTGCATAGTCTCAACGGCACGAACTATGCGACTGCCGAGCGGCTCGGCAGTTTCGCCTTTGTCGCCCGCAAGAAGGCCGAGGGCCGCATTCGCCACGTCGGCTTTTCGTTCCACGACCGGGCCGAACTGCTGGACGAGATCCTGACGGCGCACCCCGAAACGGAGTTCGTGCAATTGCAGATCAACTACCTCGACTGGGACAACGAGAGCATTCAGTCGCGCATGTGCTACGAGGTAGCTCGCCGTCACGGCAAACAGGTCGTGGTGATGGAGCCCGTCAAGGGAGGCGCGCTGGCTCGTGTTCCGGCCGAGGCCGAGCGGCTTTTCCGCGACCTGAGGCCCGATCTTTCGCCGGCGTCGTGGGCCATCCGCTACGCGGCAAGCCTCGACGGCGTCATGATGGTTCTCAGCGGCATGTCGTCTCTGGAGCAACTTTTGGACAATACGTCCTATATGCAGAGTTTCGAGCCTCTGTCGGACAGGGAGCGAGCCGTCGTGACCGAGGCCGTCGGGATTATCCGTCGCTCGATAGCCATCCCGTGCACGGCGTGCCGCTATTGCGTGCCGGGCTGTCCGAAGCAGATCGCCATTCCCGAGTATTTCGCGCTGTTCAATGCCGAAAAGCAGTCGCTCAACCGGGGCTTTTCGATTCAGCGGGCCTATTACGAGACTTATGCGGGTACCCGTGGAAAGGCTTCCGAGTGTATCGCTTGCCGCAAATGCGAGAGAATCTGTCCGCAGCACTTGCCGATTACGGATTATCTCAGGCAGGTCGCGGCTGCATTCGAGTCGTAG
- a CDS encoding TetR/AcrR family transcriptional regulator produces MKTNREEILQSALQLFMSMNYERVSLQMITQSVGLTKTGIFNYYPTKLDLFIAVADRYLFHIQDPENKFAPSDGSLRDFIDKYVEGVQRTMAEIVRLGNIRREEMPGRSANAGYFHLYQQVLFYYPDGKRKLNACMEKEYLLWCDVIGRGIEHGELRADTDTQEAAALFRQVFIGLAYQMSFADGLDVKILHNRFLYIYGLLKR; encoded by the coding sequence ATGAAAACCAACCGGGAGGAAATTCTGCAGAGCGCCCTGCAGCTGTTCATGTCGATGAACTACGAGCGCGTCAGTCTGCAAATGATTACCCAAAGCGTCGGGCTGACCAAAACAGGAATCTTCAACTATTACCCCACAAAACTTGACTTGTTCATCGCCGTGGCCGACCGTTATCTCTTCCATATCCAGGACCCCGAGAACAAATTCGCGCCCTCGGACGGGTCGTTGCGGGATTTCATCGACAAATACGTCGAAGGCGTGCAGCGCACGATGGCCGAAATCGTGCGTCTGGGCAACATCCGGCGAGAAGAGATGCCCGGGCGGTCAGCCAACGCCGGTTATTTCCACCTCTACCAGCAGGTGCTCTTCTATTATCCTGACGGCAAGCGCAAACTTAATGCATGCATGGAAAAGGAGTATCTGCTCTGGTGTGACGTCATAGGTAGAGGCATCGAGCACGGCGAACTGCGGGCCGATACGGACACCCAGGAGGCCGCCGCCCTGTTCCGGCAGGTCTTTATCGGGCTTGCCTATCAAATGTCGTTTGCCGACGGTCTCGATGTCAAGATTCTTCATAACCGTTTCCTTTACATATACGGGCTGTTGAAGAGATAG
- a CDS encoding ankyrin repeat domain-containing protein, with the protein MTPLRELYELYRYPDVAKEARRRELLAGIPTDARDEDNEARTSLHVAAEFADREAITSLIGRGAEVNARDAAGRTPLLCLALCRSGRRMPDDEIADAGRRLLELGANLPRSGRNTTALIEAARNRYHGLIAALVDSGQRLDSTDRNGDNALHVLCQRVAETTDDIRRAEQRIEGFAERWTSEKQKADTQRELEAQREEALRCHLSVALLLDSGQFDLGERNAVGRTPFDLAAAWGANTVSALLSGEDPYDERALETGGMNLFLALRRRDWKTFEKLLAAGADRQEVCDDPEMSDFTGKTPLLCALMWGETEAAALLLRAGADPNRRTEKGESPFGFWIERGCRGSDGMERYAPLLELFVRNGWHPDAPQALQGESALMLTCRHDDCELAMWTLRRLLGQKIEVNARDALGRTTLMHLLGPGSAGPYQFEMLERLLEAGADPCAVDNEGRTVLHYVAEGYSHPAARQAAELLFDFGRPDVSATDNRGLTSLDIAMRSNNETLVRYFLKKL; encoded by the coding sequence ATGACACCACTCCGGGAACTGTATGAACTCTACCGTTACCCTGACGTTGCGAAAGAGGCGCGCCGGCGCGAACTTCTCGCAGGGATTCCGACCGATGCCCGCGACGAGGACAACGAGGCCCGCACGTCGCTGCATGTTGCAGCGGAATTCGCCGACCGGGAGGCCATCACGAGCCTCATAGGGCGCGGGGCCGAAGTGAATGCGCGCGACGCTGCGGGACGCACCCCGTTGCTCTGCCTGGCCCTGTGCCGTTCGGGACGGAGGATGCCGGACGACGAGATTGCCGATGCCGGACGGCGATTGCTCGAACTCGGCGCCAACCTCCCGCGCTCGGGACGCAATACGACAGCGCTGATTGAGGCGGCCCGCAACCGTTATCATGGATTGATTGCGGCGCTGGTCGATTCGGGACAGCGGCTTGACTCCACGGATCGCAACGGCGACAACGCCCTGCATGTACTCTGCCAGCGGGTTGCCGAGACGACCGACGATATTCGCCGGGCCGAACAGCGCATCGAGGGTTTCGCCGAAAGGTGGACCTCCGAGAAACAAAAAGCCGATACGCAGCGCGAATTGGAGGCGCAGCGCGAGGAGGCTTTGCGCTGCCATCTGAGTGTTGCGCTGCTGCTCGACAGCGGGCAGTTCGACCTCGGGGAACGGAACGCGGTGGGCCGCACGCCTTTCGATCTTGCTGCGGCGTGGGGTGCCAATACGGTCAGCGCCCTGCTCTCGGGCGAGGATCCCTACGACGAACGGGCGCTCGAGACGGGCGGCATGAATCTCTTTCTGGCGCTGCGCCGACGCGACTGGAAGACGTTCGAAAAATTGCTTGCGGCGGGTGCCGATCGGCAGGAAGTATGCGACGACCCGGAGATGTCCGATTTTACGGGCAAGACGCCCCTGCTTTGCGCCCTGATGTGGGGTGAGACCGAGGCTGCGGCGCTGCTGCTCCGAGCTGGGGCCGACCCTAATCGTCGTACCGAAAAAGGCGAAAGCCCCTTCGGATTCTGGATTGAGCGGGGGTGTCGCGGCTCGGACGGCATGGAGCGTTACGCGCCGTTGTTGGAGCTTTTCGTGCGGAACGGATGGCATCCCGATGCACCGCAAGCACTCCAAGGGGAGAGTGCTCTGATGCTCACGTGCCGACATGACGACTGCGAGTTGGCCATGTGGACGTTGCGGCGCCTGCTGGGACAAAAGATCGAGGTGAATGCCCGCGATGCGCTGGGGCGCACGACGTTGATGCACCTTCTTGGCCCGGGGAGCGCCGGGCCATATCAGTTCGAGATGCTCGAACGGCTGCTGGAGGCCGGGGCCGATCCTTGTGCCGTCGACAACGAAGGACGCACGGTGCTGCATTATGTGGCCGAAGGGTATTCGCATCCGGCGGCGCGGCAGGCGGCCGAGCTGCTCTTCGACTTTGGGCGGCCCGATGTATCGGCGACCGACAACCGGGGGCTCACGTCGCTCGACATCGCCATGCGCAGCAACAACGAGACACTCGTCAGATATTTCTTGAAAAAACTTTGA
- a CDS encoding ankyrin repeat domain-containing protein — protein MDHCQTFLNACRNGQKNIVRIFIERGGIDLDRRDAEGNTALHYVCREGFRDLAVLLLDRGADPSLTNNRGGTPLHAAARNGNREILARLIDAGADPDAVDNEGCTPLMRLLENHRTDAALWLIDRGADTEVTDRSGHRALDYATVYGLREAVARLSRPDDAVRDAEGNTPLHQAVCNDQAEVVRTLLAASKAQLDAPNDAGETPLLMACGRGNLHIARMLLAAGADVNRSLPCGLSPLHRAAQAGNRFLAKALLEAGAAIDACNGVGETALLLAARAGNNEVVRLLVECNAEVNVADNLQHTALYYAGERGFVEIVELLLVAGAEG, from the coding sequence ATGGACCACTGTCAGACTTTCCTAAACGCCTGTCGCAACGGGCAGAAAAATATCGTCAGGATCTTCATCGAACGCGGAGGCATCGACCTTGACCGGCGCGATGCCGAAGGCAACACGGCGCTCCACTACGTCTGCCGCGAGGGGTTCCGCGATCTGGCCGTGCTGCTGCTCGACCGGGGAGCCGATCCCTCGTTGACCAACAACCGGGGCGGGACGCCCCTGCACGCCGCAGCCCGAAATGGAAACCGTGAGATCCTTGCCCGGCTCATCGATGCCGGGGCCGATCCCGATGCTGTTGACAACGAGGGTTGCACGCCGTTGATGCGGCTCTTGGAGAATCACCGTACGGATGCCGCGTTGTGGCTGATCGACCGCGGGGCCGATACCGAGGTCACCGACCGGTCGGGACACCGGGCGCTGGATTACGCCACGGTGTACGGATTGCGCGAGGCGGTGGCACGTTTGAGCCGTCCGGACGACGCGGTGCGCGATGCCGAGGGCAACACGCCGCTGCATCAGGCTGTCTGCAACGATCAGGCAGAGGTTGTTCGCACGCTGCTTGCCGCTTCGAAGGCGCAGCTCGATGCGCCGAACGACGCGGGCGAAACGCCGCTGCTGATGGCGTGCGGACGCGGAAATCTTCACATCGCCCGAATGCTCCTTGCCGCCGGTGCCGACGTAAACCGATCCCTTCCCTGTGGCTTATCCCCGCTGCACCGGGCCGCGCAGGCGGGCAACCGTTTCTTAGCCAAGGCGCTGCTCGAGGCCGGCGCGGCGATTGACGCCTGCAACGGAGTGGGTGAAACGGCTCTGCTTCTGGCAGCACGCGCCGGGAACAACGAGGTTGTGCGTCTGCTCGTGGAATGCAATGCCGAAGTCAATGTGGCTGACAATCTCCAGCATACGGCCCTCTATTATGCCGGCGAGCGAGGCTTCGTGGAGATTGTCGAACTGCTGCTCGTCGCCGGTGCCGAAGGATAA
- a CDS encoding DUF1266 domain-containing protein — translation MANEKMNPRSPEEIARAAQKAALEQMRAMMGHIPGMPDMDDMQAQIMAQMQAAVPDLAEIQAQQAAMETLGGVDAATVAETARRNMAQAAATAQALQDGNLLNQLRETNAAALDWLGEENGWEIRRAEECRLTSEQQRLMAFAAPLLVYNGECVDAVESEVAPETYRAQLQSWWDITDRDSTLGIVRWLLHEGHHADADAALALMRGDRPGAGDTEEKAEDVQLIAECMIENDCCTADTLPQTAIAWDLVRIANLGRWAFHCGYLSESEMWRVMQVAAGAARENFASWEEYGRSFAFGRGVWHGDEEECQTAWEIVSELFENEASPWRQIPWNE, via the coding sequence ATGGCAAACGAGAAGATGAACCCCCGGAGCCCGGAGGAGATTGCCCGGGCGGCACAGAAGGCAGCTCTGGAGCAGATGCGTGCGATGATGGGCCATATTCCGGGGATGCCCGACATGGACGACATGCAGGCGCAGATCATGGCGCAGATGCAGGCCGCCGTGCCCGATCTGGCCGAAATTCAGGCGCAGCAGGCCGCGATGGAAACGCTCGGCGGTGTGGATGCCGCCACCGTGGCCGAAACCGCACGGCGCAACATGGCACAGGCCGCCGCGACGGCGCAGGCGCTGCAGGACGGCAACCTGTTGAATCAATTGCGCGAGACGAATGCCGCTGCCCTCGACTGGCTGGGCGAGGAGAACGGCTGGGAGATCCGCCGCGCCGAGGAGTGTCGGCTGACATCGGAGCAGCAACGGTTGATGGCCTTCGCCGCACCTTTGCTGGTCTACAACGGCGAGTGTGTGGATGCCGTCGAAAGCGAAGTTGCTCCTGAAACCTATCGCGCGCAGTTGCAGAGCTGGTGGGACATTACGGATCGCGACTCGACGCTCGGAATCGTACGATGGCTCCTCCACGAGGGACACCATGCCGATGCCGATGCAGCGCTGGCGCTCATGCGCGGTGACAGGCCCGGAGCTGGGGATACTGAGGAGAAGGCCGAAGATGTGCAACTCATCGCGGAGTGCATGATTGAAAACGATTGCTGCACGGCCGATACGCTGCCGCAGACGGCCATCGCTTGGGATCTGGTGCGCATCGCCAACCTCGGGCGCTGGGCCTTCCATTGCGGTTACCTCTCCGAATCGGAGATGTGGCGGGTGATGCAGGTGGCCGCCGGCGCCGCCCGCGAGAACTTCGCTTCGTGGGAGGAGTACGGACGCAGCTTTGCCTTCGGTCGCGGCGTCTGGCACGGCGACGAAGAGGAGTGCCAGACGGCATGGGAGATCGTCTCCGAGTTGTTCGAAAACGAGGCGTCGCCCTGGCGGCAGATCCCGTGGAACGAATAG